One part of the Streptomyces sp. NBC_01381 genome encodes these proteins:
- a CDS encoding ABC transporter permease — protein MSISHAPPDSLPDISEISKSVEGTPPTGPELVPIIPSSTRRTRVPRWLRRTSGPLALLALWQLLSSTGVLAKDILASPGTIAGVARDLIADGSLTSAMGVSLQRVAIGLLLGALVGTSLALVSGLFRIGEDLVDASVQMLRTVPFVGLIPLFIIWFGIGEAPKVAIITLGVSFPLYLNVYAGIRGVDSQLIEAGESLGLSRWGLVRHVILPGALPGAMTGLRYSLGIAWLALVFAEQINADSGIGFLMVQARDFLRTDVIVVCLIVYAFLGLVADFIVRTLERLLLQWRPTFTGR, from the coding sequence ATGAGCATCAGTCATGCCCCGCCGGATTCACTGCCAGACATTTCGGAAATATCCAAGTCTGTCGAGGGCACACCGCCGACCGGGCCCGAACTCGTCCCCATCATCCCCTCGTCCACCCGCCGCACCCGCGTCCCCCGCTGGCTGCGCCGCACCTCAGGCCCGCTCGCGCTGCTCGCCCTGTGGCAACTCCTCAGCTCCACAGGGGTATTGGCCAAAGACATCCTCGCCTCGCCCGGGACCATCGCCGGCGTCGCCCGCGACCTCATCGCTGACGGGTCGCTGACCTCCGCCATGGGGGTGTCCCTGCAGCGCGTCGCGATCGGGCTGCTGCTCGGCGCCCTCGTGGGGACCTCACTCGCCCTCGTCTCGGGGCTCTTCCGCATCGGTGAGGATCTCGTCGACGCCAGTGTGCAGATGCTGCGCACCGTGCCGTTCGTCGGGCTCATCCCGCTGTTCATCATCTGGTTCGGCATCGGCGAGGCGCCCAAGGTCGCCATCATCACGCTGGGCGTGTCGTTCCCGCTGTACCTGAATGTGTACGCCGGGATTCGCGGGGTCGACTCGCAGCTCATCGAGGCCGGGGAGTCGCTGGGGCTCTCGCGGTGGGGGCTCGTGCGGCACGTGATCCTGCCGGGCGCCCTGCCCGGGGCGATGACGGGGCTGCGGTACTCGCTCGGCATCGCCTGGCTCGCTCTCGTCTTCGCCGAGCAGATCAACGCGGACTCGGGCATCGGCTTCCTGATGGTCCAGGCGCGTGACTTCCTGCGGACCGACGTGATCGTGGTCTGCCTGATCGTCTACGCCTTCCTCGGCCTCGTCGCCGACTTCATCGTCCGCACCCTCGAAAGGCTGCTGCTGCAATGGCGACCGACGTTCACCGGCCGGTGA
- a CDS encoding ABC transporter ATP-binding protein, translating to MATDVHRPVTPTAGKAPTAPAAQPTSAVRVEGLTRSFDGRAVIDQLELDVKPGEFVALLGRSGCGKSTLLRILAGLDRDIRGTVLVPRRKAVAFQAPRLMPWKRVWRNVLLGLKGKPQRSVAERALEEVGLKHRTNAWPKTLSGGEAQRASLARALVREPDLLLLDEPFGALDALTRIKAQRLVDELWQRRGCAVLLVTHDVEEAVLLADRVLVMDEGVIAYETQIDLDRPRGISDPRFAELRAELLRRLGVDAPAHAEPAAAA from the coding sequence ATGGCGACCGACGTTCACCGGCCGGTGACCCCCACCGCCGGCAAGGCCCCGACCGCCCCCGCCGCCCAGCCGACTTCGGCCGTACGGGTCGAAGGTCTTACCCGCTCCTTCGACGGGCGCGCCGTCATCGATCAGCTCGAACTCGACGTGAAACCGGGTGAGTTCGTGGCGCTGCTCGGGCGCAGCGGCTGCGGCAAGTCGACCCTGCTGCGCATTCTTGCCGGGCTCGACCGGGACATCCGGGGCACGGTCCTCGTGCCGCGCCGCAAGGCCGTCGCGTTCCAGGCGCCGCGCCTCATGCCGTGGAAGCGCGTGTGGCGCAACGTACTGCTCGGCCTCAAGGGAAAGCCTCAACGTAGCGTCGCAGAACGGGCGTTGGAGGAGGTCGGCCTCAAGCACCGTACGAACGCCTGGCCCAAGACGCTCTCCGGCGGTGAGGCCCAGCGTGCGTCACTCGCCCGTGCCCTTGTGCGCGAGCCCGATCTGCTGCTGCTCGACGAGCCGTTCGGCGCGCTCGACGCCCTCACCCGCATCAAGGCCCAGCGGCTCGTCGACGAGCTGTGGCAGCGGCGTGGGTGCGCCGTGCTCCTTGTCACGCACGACGTCGAGGAAGCGGTGCTCCTCGCCGACCGGGTGCTCGTCATGGACGAGGGAGTCATCGCGTACGAGACACAGATCGATCTGGACCGGCCGCGCGGCATCTCCGACCCCCGCTTCGCCGAGCTGCGCGCCGAACTCCTTCGACGCCTGGGCGTCGACGCACCCGCCCACGCGGAACCCGCCGCCGCGGCGTGA
- a CDS encoding discoidin domain-containing protein, with amino-acid sequence MTLLRRRGLFAAVVALLLAFTVGSPPAAGADTPWWEPTARPAADSQINVTGEPFRGTDSKGRVRGFVDGHNHLMSNEGFGGRIICGKAFSTEGVADALKDCPEHYPDGALALFENVTGGADGHHDPVGWPTFKDWPAHNSLSHQQNYYAWLERAWRGGQRILVNDLVSNGLLCSIYVRDRGCNEMDAIRLEARKTYEMQDYIDKIYGGKGKGFFRIVTDSAQARQVAEEGKLAVVLGVETSEPFGCKQILGVPQCSQADIDSGLDELHKLGVRSMFLCHKFDNALCGVRMDSGTIGTAVNIGQFLSTGTFWRTEKCSGPQHDNPSGNAAAPAEVSKLLPAGAKVPTYDSDAQCNTRGLTRLGEYAVKGMMKRNMMLEVDHMSVKAADRALDMLESADYPGALSSHSWMDDGWLERLYRLGGFKSSYMSSADSFAKESAGTKPLREKYGVGLGYGTDMNGVGGWPGPEGPDAPNAVKYPFRTADGGSVVDRQRTGDRTWDFNTDGAAHVGMVPDWLEQMRLSGGKGTVEDLLGGAESYLRTWKATEGHKPAPNLAANAAASASDTEWNPFTSYAAGKAVDGDTGTRWASGWSDDQWLRLDLGDTRTVGKVSLDWEKAYARGYRIEVSGDGTEWRTVWSTDSADGGLDNAVFKPVEARYVRIHGVTRATKYGYSINEAAVYSR; translated from the coding sequence ATGACCCTCCTCCGCAGACGCGGACTCTTTGCCGCTGTCGTCGCCCTCCTGCTGGCTTTCACCGTCGGCTCCCCACCGGCCGCGGGCGCCGACACCCCTTGGTGGGAGCCCACCGCGCGGCCCGCCGCCGATTCGCAGATCAACGTCACCGGCGAACCCTTCCGCGGCACGGACAGCAAGGGCCGGGTCCGCGGATTTGTCGACGGGCACAATCACCTGATGTCCAACGAGGGCTTCGGCGGCCGCATCATCTGCGGCAAGGCGTTCTCCACCGAGGGCGTCGCCGATGCCCTCAAGGACTGCCCCGAGCACTATCCCGACGGCGCGCTCGCTCTCTTCGAGAACGTCACCGGCGGTGCGGACGGCCACCACGACCCGGTGGGCTGGCCGACGTTCAAGGACTGGCCGGCCCACAACTCCCTCAGCCACCAGCAGAATTACTACGCATGGCTGGAGCGAGCCTGGCGCGGCGGCCAGCGGATCCTGGTCAACGACCTGGTCTCCAACGGCCTGTTGTGTTCGATCTACGTCAGGGACCGCGGCTGCAACGAGATGGACGCCATCCGCCTCGAGGCCCGTAAGACCTACGAGATGCAGGACTACATCGACAAGATCTACGGCGGAAAGGGCAAGGGCTTCTTCCGTATCGTCACCGACTCCGCCCAGGCCCGCCAGGTCGCTGAGGAGGGCAAGCTCGCCGTGGTGCTCGGCGTCGAGACCTCGGAGCCCTTCGGCTGCAAGCAGATCCTCGGCGTACCCCAGTGCAGCCAGGCCGACATCGACAGCGGTCTGGACGAGCTGCACAAGCTGGGTGTGCGCAGCATGTTCCTGTGCCACAAGTTCGACAACGCGCTCTGCGGGGTGCGGATGGACTCGGGCACCATCGGAACGGCCGTGAACATCGGCCAGTTCCTCTCCACCGGCACCTTCTGGCGTACGGAGAAGTGCAGCGGTCCGCAGCACGACAACCCCTCCGGCAACGCGGCCGCCCCCGCCGAGGTGAGCAAGCTGCTCCCCGCCGGCGCCAAGGTCCCCACGTACGACAGCGACGCGCAGTGCAACACCCGCGGTCTTACCCGCCTGGGCGAGTACGCGGTCAAGGGGATGATGAAACGCAACATGATGCTCGAGGTCGACCACATGAGCGTCAAGGCGGCCGACCGCGCCCTGGACATGCTGGAGTCGGCGGACTACCCCGGCGCGCTCTCCAGCCACAGCTGGATGGACGACGGCTGGCTGGAGCGGCTCTACCGTCTCGGCGGCTTCAAGTCCTCGTACATGTCCAGCGCCGACAGTTTCGCCAAGGAGTCCGCGGGGACCAAGCCGCTGCGCGAGAAGTACGGCGTCGGACTCGGCTACGGCACCGACATGAACGGCGTCGGCGGCTGGCCGGGACCGGAAGGACCCGATGCCCCCAACGCGGTCAAGTACCCCTTCCGCACCGCCGACGGCGGCTCCGTCGTCGACCGGCAGCGCACCGGCGACCGCACCTGGGACTTCAACACCGACGGTGCGGCCCACGTCGGCATGGTGCCCGACTGGCTCGAGCAGATGCGGCTCAGCGGCGGCAAGGGCACGGTGGAGGACCTGCTCGGCGGCGCGGAGTCCTACCTCCGCACCTGGAAGGCGACCGAAGGCCACAAGCCCGCACCCAACCTCGCCGCCAACGCGGCGGCGAGCGCCAGTGACACGGAGTGGAACCCGTTCACCAGCTACGCCGCCGGGAAGGCCGTGGACGGCGACACCGGCACGCGATGGGCGAGCGGCTGGTCGGACGACCAGTGGCTGCGGCTTGATCTGGGCGACACCCGTACGGTCGGCAAGGTCTCCCTCGACTGGGAGAAGGCCTACGCGCGGGGCTACCGGATCGAGGTCTCGGGTGACGGGACCGAGTGGCGGACCGTGTGGTCCACGGACAGCGCGGACGGAGGCCTGGACAACGCGGTGTTCAAGCCGGTGGAGGCGCGTTACGTCCGTATCCACGGCGTGACGCGGGCCACCAAGTACGGCTATTCCATCAATGAGGCAGCGGTCTACAGCCGCTGA
- a CDS encoding YjbQ family protein, translating into MSDAFTTHVLNINTGSTEKVFDLTGDCERFLRVAAAGRDGLLNLFVPHATAGIAILETGAGSDSDLLAALHTLLPADDRWQHRHGSPGHGRDHVLPALVAPHATLPVLGGRLELGTWQSVCLVDTNRDNPDRQVRLSFLGGS; encoded by the coding sequence ATGTCCGACGCTTTCACCACCCATGTCCTGAACATCAACACCGGCTCGACCGAGAAGGTCTTCGACCTCACCGGCGACTGTGAGCGCTTCCTGCGCGTGGCGGCGGCCGGCCGCGACGGCCTCCTCAACCTCTTCGTCCCCCACGCGACCGCCGGCATCGCGATCCTGGAAACGGGCGCGGGCAGCGACAGCGACCTCCTGGCCGCCCTGCACACCCTGCTCCCGGCCGACGACCGCTGGCAGCATCGCCACGGCAGCCCCGGCCATGGCCGCGACCACGTCCTGCCGGCGCTGGTGGCCCCGCATGCGACGTTGCCGGTGCTGGGGGGCCGGCTGGAGCTGGGGACGTGGCAGTCGGTGTGCCTGGTGGATACGAACCGGGACAACCCCGACCGTCAGGTGCGGTTGAGCTTTCTTGGGGGTTCCTGA
- a CDS encoding putative leader peptide, with the protein MLRSALLTTRGHIDLLRVASAACRPGC; encoded by the coding sequence ATGTTGCGTTCAGCTCTGCTCACCACGCGCGGTCACATCGACCTGCTGCGGGTGGCTTCTGCTGCGTGTCGCCCCGGCTGCTGA
- a CDS encoding TetR/AcrR family transcriptional regulator, whose amino-acid sequence MGRMPSAQRRRQLVEAAIRVMARDGVAKTTTRSVVAEAGVSLSVFHYCFDSKQELLEAVMDTISEHSESDVLTTLIRRPTLRETIRAGLQAYWDHVLANPGEHMLTYELTQYALREPGYEHLARRQYERYVAAHTKVIRQLPAVLGVELAVPEPAAARYLAALTDGLTLNFLVLGDEEKAGDVLDIVADQILTLVRE is encoded by the coding sequence ATGGGGCGAATGCCGTCGGCGCAGCGGCGCAGGCAACTGGTCGAGGCCGCGATCCGGGTGATGGCCCGCGACGGCGTCGCGAAGACCACGACACGGTCCGTCGTGGCGGAGGCGGGCGTCTCGCTGAGCGTCTTCCACTACTGCTTCGACTCCAAGCAGGAGTTGCTCGAAGCGGTGATGGACACCATCTCCGAGCACTCCGAGTCGGACGTCCTGACCACGCTCATCCGCAGACCCACCCTGCGCGAGACGATCCGCGCCGGGCTCCAGGCGTACTGGGACCATGTGCTGGCCAATCCCGGCGAGCACATGCTGACGTACGAGCTCACCCAGTACGCCCTGCGGGAGCCCGGCTACGAGCATCTCGCCCGGCGGCAGTACGAGCGCTACGTCGCGGCCCACACCAAGGTGATCCGCCAGCTCCCCGCCGTCCTCGGCGTGGAGCTGGCGGTGCCCGAACCCGCGGCCGCCAGGTATCTGGCCGCGCTGACCGACGGGCTCACCCTCAACTTCCTCGTCCTTGGCGACGAGGAGAAGGCGGGCGACGTACTGGACATCGTCGCGGACCAGATCCTGACGCTCGTACGGGAGTAG